ACCATGGAAGCCGTGCTGCAAATCCTCGGCGAAAAAATGGTCCGCCGCCACCCGCACATTTTCGGCGACGCCCGAATCGAAAACAGCGATCAGGTGTTGGCCCAGTGGTCCGAAATTAAAAAGCAGGAAAAAAAGACCGCGACCCACGCCGGGGTGCTGACCAAGGTGCCGGGTTCGCTGCCGGCGCTGCTGCGGTCCTATCGCCTGAGTGAGCGCGCCGCTTCGGTGGGCTTCGACTGGGAAAACGCCGGTCAGGTCTGGGCGAAGGTCGAGGAAGAAAAAGGCGAGTTGGCGGCGGCGATGGCCGCCGGCGACCGCGCGGCCGTCGAGCACGAATTGGGCGACCTGATTTTCGCCCTGGTCAACCTGGGCCGTCACCTCGAGATCAACGCCGAGGACGCCGTGCGCCGCGCGGCCAACCGGTTCGTCGCGCGTTTCGAGGCGGTCGAGGCGACCTACGCCGGCCGCGGCGAGAAAATGGCCGACAAAACGATCGCCGAACTGGAAGCCGAATGGCAGGCGGCCAAAAAACGGGTTGGCTGAGGTATCATTCAGCTATCCACAAAAACTGGGGAAATGCCTGTGGATAAACCGCGGAGTGAATACATTTTGATACCGAAAAATAGGTGTTTTCTCCGCCTTGCACCATTTCGGTGCAAAAGAAATTTCAGATTTTCCCTCGCGAAGGAGGCCACTGGTGGGATGGTTTAAAGACCTGTGGGACGGCAAGGCCAAGGAAGCGGAAACCGGGTTCGCACAGGTGACCGATCAGAGCTTCGCCGAGCTGGTGTTGACCGCCGAAAAGCCGGTGCTGCTGTTTCTCTGGAGCGGCACCTGCCCCTACTGCCGCAAGATGGTTCCCAACGTGAAAAACGTTTTGCAACGCAACCGCGAGCGGATCGTCGGCGTCCACGCCAACGCGACCGAGGTGCCGGCCGTCGCCGAGGCTCTCGACCTGCGCGGCGTCCCCGCCACCGTCTTTTTTCTGAAAG
This genomic window from Myxococcales bacterium contains:
- the mazG gene encoding nucleoside triphosphate pyrophosphohydrolase is translated as MKHYTFDDCLAIVRRLRSPNGCPWDNEQTLESVLKYFQEEVYEALDAADRRDWPGLTEELGDVLWEILFLARIAEQEDHFTMEAVLQILGEKMVRRHPHIFGDARIENSDQVLAQWSEIKKQEKKTATHAGVLTKVPGSLPALLRSYRLSERAASVGFDWENAGQVWAKVEEEKGELAAAMAAGDRAAVEHELGDLIFALVNLGRHLEINAEDAVRRAANRFVARFEAVEATYAGRGEKMADKTIAELEAEWQAAKKRVG
- a CDS encoding thioredoxin family protein, with translation MGWFKDLWDGKAKEAETGFAQVTDQSFAELVLTAEKPVLLFLWSGTCPYCRKMVPNVKNVLQRNRERIVGVHANATEVPAVAEALDLRGVPATVFFLKGKVVEHLAGFVPEERLEQAIEKLLQVQAP